Within Anopheles ziemanni chromosome 2, idAnoZiCoDA_A2_x.2, whole genome shotgun sequence, the genomic segment tcaaagttTTAGCAGCTATCATGTAGTTACAGCAAGTTTATctatggcagattgctgggactcttgctggaactacatgatatttaaattaaagcaattaaataaatttaaatttctgtcaaccgggaagACACATTGAAtagaaaagttgtttttcttcaacatGTTGTCCAAAATTTCACGAACCAATTTTCCCatacaacaaaacactttgaaTAGAGCAGAGGATTTTCTTCAACGTGGTCTACATTTTTGTCCTAGCCCAAGCTAAATTCATTCCCCATTTTATTATGAATTGCAGATAAACGAAGTTATGTCACAGCTGAAGCGTTGCGACGGTCTACTGCTGGAAGTACGAGAGGAAGGAGAAACCTTCGAGAAATATCTACCTCAGGGTGTGATGACGAAGGTAATGTTGACACCTCTTTGCTCTAATTTCAACCATGCTGTCCAAGCTCATGACCAATCGTGTGGTTTCTCTTTCCCGATAGGTGTACAAAGTCGACCCCAATAGCCGCGATGTGGAAGGCCCACTCTCGATCCGTGCCAACCTGACGCAAACCGTTGCGGAATACAAAGCCGTTATTGCGCGGAAGCTGAAACAGAGCCCCAAGTCGTTGCTGGTTGGCATGACCGTGCACAAGAACTCTCCGAAGCTGCTAGCGAACGAGGAGGCGACCCTAGCGGACGAGCATTTCATCGATTACTGCAAGGTGTTCGTGATGGTGGTAGTACCACCGCCGACCCAAACGATAGCGGACGACGCCGATCAGTACAGCCAACGGTTTCTGCACTTCATCCAGCGGTTGGACCATCTGGTAGCTTTATACATCGTGCTGCCCAATCTGGAGCAAGGTAGTAGTGGAAGTGGATGATATTTATTTCGCGTACTAAACGCTCAGTTTCCTCGTCACATTTTGTTTGTAGAAACCCTCGAAAGTTTGGCCATTCCCCGCCTATCCAAAGAAACGTTAGCCAGCTTGGTCGGCACCGACGTGAGCTCCGCAGCCAATAGCAACGCCACGGCGACCGCTGGTGACAGTAACAGTGAGGACAGTAGTCTGAGTGATAACGACCGTACCCTAGTCGAGGATGACTTCGGGCACATCAAGCTGAACGGAGGAGGATTGCATTTGGCCAATGGTACTTCAGGGGCCGGATTAGTGAATGGTGACACCGCCAGAAACGGTACCAATGGCGGCAGCGTCACTCCGACCACCAAAACCAACGGTTTCAAATACAGCCACGATGATGACTGGGACGTCGATGAGGACGGCGAGGACGAAGATGCGAAAATTTTGCAAAACCTGCAAGAATGCAAAACGCAAGAGTACTACTTCAAGGTGACACACTTAGGCACCGGAAGCAGCACGGAATCGACTAATGGTACATCTACCAACGGAAACGGTACCTCTGCGGACGATTGCACACGCAGCACCAGCAGTGGTGACAACGATAAGCATATTCAGGTGAGCTcaagaaaagaaatgtaaattCTACGTTAATATACACTACAGTGCGCGAAATTCCTATAAACTTaaccctttttttaaattctaaacCTACTGTTCTAAAAAAGTTTAGATTAATTTGAGATTTTCATTATTGATACAGTAgccattttaaaatgaaaagattaTTGTTTCTACAACAACTGCTTGTCTGATCAGGATTTACTAAAAATACTCTATAGAATGTAGAACAAGAACAAGCGATGACCAATCCGAAAGTCTGTTATTTCGTTTGGAAATTAATATTCCGATGGCTCGCTTGCAAGGATCCAGGCGCGTAATCTTATTAAAAAGGACATCGGGATTCACCTTAGCAAGGCAATGGAACAAGAGTTTTAGGAGCATAATTTTACTCTGTCGGATTGTCCAGCACGAAGTCCTAACCTAAATTCCATATAGAATCTTTAGGGCATCCTGATTGCACGATTATACACCGGAGATTAAGTTCGGACCGGTTCGAGAGCTCCATGTGAGGATCAGAGAAGAATAGCGTAAGATGTGCTTGGCCATGCTGCAAAGGCTGGCCAATTTGATGTCATTGGCGTTCATAGGAATTTCCCGTATTGTATATCAAATCGTATTGTGTGAACTAAAATGGccgtcaaaaataaaattttaacagaTGGAAATATCACACGTAATAGAATGTTCTAAAAGCTTCTAACCTTTGCTTTCGTGTTTGCATTTGCGGATCGTGTAAACTTTTCTTAATACTTCACACTTTCACCTTTCCCGCAGGTCCTCATCGATAAACGATCCAGCCAGGCGTACCTAAAGTACCGGCTCCAGTCAGTCCTGCAGATATCGATGGAATACTTTAAAGTTTTCTCGGCAGGCAATCTCTATCACCAGAACAACGATACCGCTAATCTGCTGAATGAATTTGAGTACAAGTAAGTTTTCGTGATAGCCCTGATGTATTCTTTATTTGATCCTAATTCATCTTTCAATGTATTCCATTCTTCACCTTAACAGGGATGGTGAACGGCTTGCCATCGAGCTGGGCCGCCAGCTGCGCAAGGGAGAGTACAAATTGAACGTGAGCTACGTAAACGTCAACGAGATGACGGAGGAGATGGACAAGCTGCCCTTCCTGTGCACGATGGTGGTCAAGAACGGCCAGACGTTCGGGCAGGTCAAGGCCAACATTCTGGCGCACCTGGCCTCTACGCACGGCGAAAACCACAAGTACAGTCACCTGCACATGAACAACTGCCGGTTGCGCCGAAAGGGCATCAAATATCCGGCCGCCGTCTACAAGGACGATGAACGGATCGGTAAGGATGTCACCCTGACGCAACAGGTAGAGGTAAGTGTCGTTACAATTCGGTTGTCGCCGCCGGTTTGGGTAATCCGGTGTTAAACCATTTGCTTCTCCACTTTTTATTGGCTGAAATAAGGTATTCCTGCAAGAGGTTGAAGATCTCGAGCGTGTCACACCGAATGACGTGAATGATGCAGTGTTGCTGCTAAGAAGATGGCTTCCGTCGGAAAGGAAGCTAGGAAATTTCCAGGAAATCCTTCATACTGGTGAGTAGATGTAATATATCTAATACCTTTACTCACTGAACAAAGAGTGAGTTTATTTTAAGTAGTTATCGAGTTAAACATGGCGCCGGATGCCTTTTCTCCCTTATTGGAATTAACGAGTACATATTTGTATTCTATTTTTCATGTGTATGTTACGCGCAGAGGAACTCGAGTTGAAAGAACGACTATCTCAAATCAGCGGCATCCCAGTGGAGAACGTTGAGTACGTGAGAATACAGCATTCGTCGCTCCAGTGTGACAATGTGCTGAACATTCACGGCTTGAACTGGATATCGAAGCCGCACTACGCCGTGGACGACAGTGTGCTGTTCATCCACGGCACCCTGCTTTACTATCGGTAAGAAGGctggttctgttttttttctgggaTGGATTTTGATACTTTTTGGTTATATTCCCTGAACCCCTATTGCTCTTTCGCGCAGTGATCGTACGGAACCATTAAAGGAGCTGACGGCCGACGAGCGCAAGGAGTTGGCGAAGAAGGACACCACCCGGACCGGTTCGACGTATTCGCCCCGGAAGGAGCGGGCACTCAAAATATACCTGGACGCTTCGCCTAAGAAGGTTGACGACTGATCGCCACCGACCGCCGGCggcgctggtggtggtagtgatgATAACAATGATGATGTGCATGGTGGTGCCGGCGACGGTGGCGTCAGCAAGCGCAAGAAGATTTGTCTGTAGAGCAACTGTAGAGGATAAAACGGTGGATTTTTTCCGCGCATTATCGTTGCTGGACCGTTGGAGTAGTTCAGTAGACTTGCAGACAGACAGACCATgagcgagaaagagaggaAACTAAATTTATGTTGGTCGAGAGAAGACCAGAGGTTGTGTTTGTCTCCTACGCGATACCACTGATCTCAGTCGTTGGTCAGAACCGGTagaatgtttcgtttcacggttattattatttttttttcgtatccCTAAAATCCTTTATTCCCCTCACATTAAAATTGAACGCGCGAGTACGGTGTGTAAATTAGTGTGTTGTGGGTTCGAGCCAACACGGCGCGTGCTCCAACAACTTGATGTGTAAAGTTAACAGATACACCGGCaacgaagaatgaaaaaccagCCAGAGTAGCGCAGGATCAACGCAATCGGCATCTGGAACGAATGATTTAGAGAGTGTTTGTGTATGGGGTGTATGTGTCTCTATAAGGTAAGAATGAGTAAAGTGTGTAAGAAAAAACCAATCGCAAGCTAGGAAAGTGGCTCTCAGCTGGTCAATATGCTGATTACTTATCGCAGGTTCCCGGGGCCTGGTCAATGTCATGACGACGAGTTTGCGTGGCGTTGCGATCATgtatttcttttctgtttttttgctATAAAACCAATGTAATATACCATTTTGTCGTTGTTTTATCCTTCTTTTTAGAGATTTAATTCGCGCTCGTTCAATTTCCGGCTGATTTGCTGCTGCatgtcgtttgtttgtttccatgCTTTATATCAGGGGTCTTCAAACTACGGCCCGCGAGACCCTCTCCTCCTTGGGAAAATGTGACCTAACGCTACGGTTATTCCACCCAATGCGGCCcgcgttaaaaaaagtttggaaaCCCCTGCTTTATATTATCGATTCGATGTTTTACGTATATGTAGTGCGTTCAGATAGAAGTGAAATCATTTATTAATGCGACTTCGTTCGTCCAACCACTTACCAGATCATTGTTGTTGCTCGTTAACCTTAAACACTTCTGACAACACTCGCTGGGCGGGTTAACATCGACGCCCACACGTACCACGGACAGGATGAGGGTGTACTGTGAAAACTAAACTTAGATCGCTTTAACTAAAGGAAACGATAACGCGACGGCTTAAGTACTGCACGCGCACTGTCCACTGTAGGAGAAGATCATCTTATCGTGATAAGGAAAGAATTTTGGGGGCGCAAGAAGCGAGAAAGAAACGCAAAACTATGAGAGAAAGTTACGAAAATAAACGTAAGtaagaaaaatgtgtaaaaatcAATCCTCGGTATTGAGTTAAATTCGTTCCGAAAATAATACCATAAAGTGCCATGCTAGATTTATTGGTATAATGTTATCCATTGTTTATAACTCTTTCGGTTAGGGGCACAAAAGCTTTTAATTTAAGGACATCGTCCAATGGACCGTTTCGTTGCTGATATGAATAGGAAAATGTGCGCCACATTACGAGTGTTGTTAATCCACAACAACGCGAgtaattctatgaaaaaatatgtttttaaaattgttagtttttttatacggttaacattttcttaaacaaattttcaatgttggtggaaaattcggTGCAAGGGCAGAACTAATGCTCctcaattttgaataaaaatgaactaCATCTTCATGGTGGTTTGACCCCACATAAACATATATGATGAATTCATGTTCTATCATTACACAGCACCAATGTGGGTCCGTTTCTTACGGCTTTAGCTGCGAGGTGATGAACGACACCATGACCGCCTCGTGCACGGACAGCTTGGCATTCTCCTGAAACTCCCACCGTTGACACACCTGTAGCCAGGCCTTCTCCACGCTCATGGACATCGGTGTCTGGAACCACTTGGTGTAGTCGATGTCCAGGCCACCGCTGAGTAGCTGATCGAACGACCGGTGCCCGATGTGAAACATCAGATCGATCAGCGTCTGCTGCTCCTCGCGAATGCTCTGACCCGGCGACGGCTGCAGCGGGTTGTGCTCGATGTCGCTCACGCCGAGCTGTTGCAGGATCCAGTCGAAGTTCTTCCGGATGTACTGGTACAGCATCTTCATGCTCAGCTTGCCAACGCTCGTCACCAGCACGTCGCTTACCAGCATCTCGGCGATGTACTCCGCGTTCTCGACGTCAAACTCTTCCTCCGAGCGAACGCTGGGCGTTGTTTGGCGCAGAAACGCCTCCACGTCGTCCACCCGGGACGTGCTGGCGAAGCTGTTGAACCCGACCGCGTCATCGATCTCGTTCGCCAGCAGGCCCATCGAGCGCTGGCTTTCCCGTGCCTGACTGATCAGCGAGTTGATCTGTTCGGTGTGCTTGTTGTCCTCGTCGATGAAGCAAATCGCTTCGGCCAACGTCTGGCAGATGACCGATTTGGGTTTCATGTTGAGTGTCGAAACGACTGGCGGGGCTTTCGGTCGATCTTCGGAGGAGGCCTGAGTGGTTCCTCCTGCACCGGCCGCGGAAGAAACCGCCCCTCCAGCCGCACCCGCCGGTTGGTGATCTTTGGCTTCCGCTTCAGCCTCCGTTTCAGCCACTTCCAGCAACTTGGAGTAGAGAGCGATGTAGAGGAGTTGTATGAGCACCGAATCACCTAGTGGCCGGATCTCGGCTGGCAGAATCTCCGACAGGCAGTTGGTGACGGTATACAAACAATCCGGTATACAGTCCCACATCTCCGAGAAGCAGGATAGCGAGAGTGACATGGCCTGGTACATGCTGGCCGTGGTTTGTACGGCCGATACGAGCATATGCACGATCGGTCCAAGGATCGGGTAGATCAGATGAAGAATCGCCTCTAGCCACGGTGGACGCTTCTGGTTCCATACCTGGCGCCGATCCAAACACGACGCCCAGTCGTTCATCTTGCTCTTTTCCAGCGCCGAGATGAGAGTTTTATTGATGTCGGACGTTTTCCCCGCCATGATGACGATGTACGTCAGCCCCATGAGAACCTGATAGTTGGACTGTCCGATGGGATCTAGAAGAGAGTGGGTGTTTTGAATGTGTTATTGGATTGGGTTAACgatggaaaagatttttcatGGGACAACTGTCCACAACACATACCATTCTGCTCCAACGCCCACTGTACAATGTCGTTGCACTCCAACCCGCACAGGAAACCTTCACACTTCTTCGACAGACAATCGCGGCTGACGGACGGCTGTTTCGAGCTTGGGATAAAGTTGTCGCACGAAGGCAGATTCCGGATCAGATGGTGAAAGATCAGCGACGATAGGTGAGCCTCACGCATCAGCAGCACCTTCAGCAGCAGCCACCAGTTGGCCTGGGGAGCCGCCAGAAGCACCTTCAGCTCGAGCGACAGTGCCGTGCTGGTCGGCAGCTCGGAGCACCGGGCGGCCCAGTGCGCGTTCTGGTTCGCCGGGAATAGCTTCGGCATCACGAAAATGGTCCACGGTACGATCAACCCCTGGCGCTGGTTGAACATCGCTATCCCACCGTGGACGCCCTTTTTCGTGATCTTGTACAAGTTGCCGAGCGAAATGCCACGCAGCAGCAGGCAGCAGAACAGTTCCTGACACTTGGCGTGGATGTCGCGGATGATCTTGCTCTGATTCGGCAGGTTAAGTCCCACGAACGATTCTCCGTTGGCGCAGATGGCCGGCAGGAGTTCGCCGACGCACAGCAATACGTTGGAGATGTCGACCAGTAGCAGCATCGACCGGGCCCGGCTTGGGACGGTCTGCGTGTACCGTACGGTCAACACGGTGAGCGTCTCGTTGAGCATGCCGGCGAACACGCGCTGTGCCATCGTGGGCGGAACCGAGTTCCACAAGTCCTGCTTGGTGCCCTGCATGTACAGCCACCACATCTGGATGGTGTAGGAACCCCGTTCGGACTCGAAAAACGGGTGCGAGCTTTCCCAGTGCAGACAGTCCGCGTCCTGGATGATGTACAGCGTCAGCAGGCGGCAATGCAGATCGAGCAACCGTTCCGCTAGCGCCTCCGTCATCTCCGAGTACTGCTTGTAGCTCAGCTTCAACGAACCGCCCTTCTCATCGCCCTTGGGTGGGCACACGTTTTTCGTCACACAATTCAGCCACACACAGAGGGCGTTCTTCACCAGCGCCGCAGCACCGATCGTCGCCGTCAACACGGTCAGATCGGCATGATCCAGTGCCTCTTGCGAAAGCGTGTGGATGTGTTCTGCATGCAAAAAAATTCATGATGGTAGGACATCATACTAATCCTTCCGACCATTTTCTCAAATTTACCTAGCAAATTATCCACCGACTTGGAAACGAGTATGACAAACTTTTCCGGGTCGGAAGATTTCACGATACCGCCACATCCGGCTGCCTCCTCCCCTTCCTTGCCCTGCTGATCCTGCAGCGCGTCGGCCAAGTGCAGTAGGCCCGAGTTTTTCCGATACGCCGCATAATATTCGTCCTCTAACCTGTGTCGGGAACGATGAACGAATGGAGTCACTCCAGATTAGTTCCGGTTCTCTTCAATCACCCTACTTACCAAACAACGATTTTCACCGACGCGAACGAAGCCGATCGAGGGAAATCCAGCTTACCGCCAACCACTGCTGGGCAGATATTTTCTTGCAGCACTTTTTGATTGGCCTTTGTAAATAATAGATTACAAAAGCATTATTCTTTTCAAACTTATGCAACATCAATGGAGGTCCTCGTGCGAGTTATACCTCATAATATTGAAGATCCCTCTGGAGCAGGATGGGAATCCTGTCCATTAGATTTCCTTCTTCCATCACCTCCATGTTGACGGTCACTTAGGTCGGTAGTTCGACTGTTTTCTATaagttaaaaatcaatttttggtAATTTTAACGAATTTGTACTACACTCTTTCAACCGACTCGCGCGAACACGTGCGAATGATGAAAATTTTCATCGATCAAACGGGACGAGTTGTTAAGGCGTGTGATATTGATTCTCCTTGGCGGTAGTCTTGGCCCATATTTTCCGCCAACCAACTGTTGAACGCGAGGGTGATTGGCAACCcagtttaaaaacaacaaacagctGATTGGTTGCATGTACCGTACTAGGGAAGCTCTAGCCAATGGAAAGTAAGGGCAAGCAAGTGGGACCCTCAGATCTGTTGAACAGAAGCTTAGTGaccctttttttattacagATAACAGTTTACATGATCTAGAAATGATATGATTGAACATTTAATCTTTTAAACCAAAATGAACGACTTGAAAGATTAGGAACAAATAAgaattgtttatatttttaagataCCCAGCCAGCAAGTGAGGACGTAAACACAGCTTCAGCACTAAactattaaaattttaaatattccaaTTTACAAACCAACCATTTGTTCCAAATAAGCACACAACATCGCACATCACTGTAAACACCTGCATACCAAACGTCCATATGATTGCCAAGTATATAAAACAAAGTTCATTTTCCTTGTTGAGTATATAACAACCGGGAAGATGGCCGTCTGGAGGCAGTCTGGTGAATATTTTGAAGAAGAATGAACGAACGCACTATGCGAATCGTATGCAcattacttttccaaaaatTTAATATCACTGCAAGGATAATTTATATGTGTTGAGGAAAATGCCTTTCTGGGCAATCCCCTTTAAAGTGGTCCATCAAAAACTATTGAGCAAAGATGTTGTGAAACTTTCTCTATTCTAGGATTTTAAAGTTTGATCAAGTCAAAGTAGATATTTAAATATTAGAGCGATATTTTAATCCTGTTTGCAAATAACTAAaaccatattttattttcatttattattgagatataaaaaaaaaaagttttctgcAACTATTTCAAGAGTTTGTAGCTGAAAAAATTACACTGCTTGTGATCCTACGAACTTCGCGATTCCAGTTTTCTCCCTGCTCTTTCCCAATGTGCTGCGGGTCTCCTCGAAGGTACGGCTGAACCGCGCGGGTTCAAGAAATGCCTACGTGACTACATAACAACATAGCAATGAGAACGCATAGGAACACGGCGCGTAGTTACCATGGAAGGAAGACGTCTCGCAAAGGAAAATCGCGTTTGTCGCTATTAATTCGCGACTATGCGAAAGATATCGACGATCAGGATGGAGCGATGGGTTTTGAATCATAAAAACGGGTACCGCAACACACTTTTGTCGTTGTTTACATGCGGTCAATATGTGTAACCATTTCGGTAAACTTTTGTGCACAACACTTGATTGGCAGGATGGTGGGATATTGATATTACTATCATATgctaattgatttattttggaaAGCGATGCATTTTTGCAATCATCAATATTGACGACCCATTATAGAGGTTGTTCCAAGTGCGTAAGCATCGATCTGTTGATAATACGATACACCACCGTTCAGCGTTTATCAGTAACATATCGATAATTATCCTTATCCTTTCCACTAGTGAATGTGtttctttagtttttcattCCAGTTCCCATTTTAATCTATCGTTTAAGCCTCGTGCTAAGATCTTAAATAATTTTTGGGTATTTTAACAGTTTTCCATCTTTCTACAAAATACGCGTTTTGCGACGTAAACATTTGTACCAGACGGGGATGGTGTTGGAAGTTCCACCAATCTATATAGAGCGTATCTACGTGTGCGTATTTGTCGCAAGCGCTAGCATCAATACTCtcaacaaacaaatgtttagcGCATGTTGGGGTTCTTTCAGGTGCATTCATAAATACGAAACATGTAAACATTATTATCTTGTAATTAAGTagattttgctgttttttttttcttttctagaaAAAAGACCAACCATTCGGTTACGTTCTTTTAAATTTGCGCGTGTACACCTTAAATTGTATATCTTAAAAGCTAAACAAGTAGATCTTTTACCCTGGCGATTCCAAAATTTTACATCGTTCTCCTACGCTTCTTTTGTTCTGTAAATTCGtgttttttatgctttatttCTTTCCCCATTCGCGGACTAGCGAACAAACTGTGTTTTTTATATAGAACTATTATTACTCCAACATGGTGTGATTTTCAGTCCATCAGTACGTTTTCAACGTCTCAGCTGTCGAAACTACTGACGACTAGGTGTTAATTgtaattacaaaacaaaatgtgtgcACACTCTTACAGCCATATATcttactgttcatctccacatagcgaactctccTCCGTCGAACTGTCGAACTCAGTTCCCGCAACAGCTgggaaactcgtaggaaactggtaggaaactcttgacagcactagcaaaccccctcgttctgacgtttaataactgacggattaagaagaagcgaagaagaccgaaacaaatgcgtgtccacttagcgaactcgggaaactcgaaactccatacaagtttgacaggagtttcaccagagtttcctatgagttcgctatgtggagatgaacagttaaATGCTGGAATATCCCGGTATACCGACGTTCACTGTTTTACCCCAACTGTCGCTTCTTCCGCACCGATCCGGGATAACGCTTTGACTGTAGTAGTGAAAGGATGGGTTTATTTTGATTCGTATACGGTACTTCCGTGGAGTTTCATAAAAACAGATGTAATCCTCACGAACGCCACAGTCGTTTCGAAGCATTCGAACGCGCAGTACAACGTGTGTCTATTCTTCAGTGTGGTTTGACATTGCCCCCCAGCCAGACTTTCTTGACAAGACAGGAAAAGTGCCTACCGACAAGTGAAAATCAATGTGGTGAGGGAGTtctaaaaggaaaaatctaaATTTCTCAAACCCTTTCGCGAAGAAACTTTGCAGGGTTCTAGACTCATCCAAGTAGGATACATAAAGGCGTAGAAATACTTCCACTTACGGTATTCATCTCCAGTGACgtcattgaagaaaaaaaagggtggtGCATCTTGTGCTTGCcagtgtgtgtacgtgtgacTGCCAGAGTGTGTACGGATCGCGTCCCGGTGAAATCAACTCCGCGAGAATTGAGAAAGAACAAATTAAAGCAACAACGACTACAAACAGCGGGCGGCAGATAAAAATTCAACCGGTTTTTGTTGCCGTTTCGGGTCGTCAGTGAAAAGTCTTGAAGGCGGAGAGAAATTCAAtccaataaaaacataaaaccacgAACGCTACGGGAAGAGTGATAACGAGAAGAGCTAATCCGGTCGAAACCACCGATCGGAAGAAGCGAAAGGCAGCGAAAACGGGCGACGGTGTGTTTGGCGTTTCACGTAACCTACAGTGACGGACGAAAATAGAGACACGCGTGTTCA encodes:
- the LOC131281901 gene encoding uncharacterized protein LOC131281901: MEVMEEGNLMDRIPILLQRDLQYYEANQKVLQENICPAVVGGKLDFPRSASFASVKIVVWLEDEYYAAYRKNSGLLHLADALQDQQGKEGEEAAGCGGIVKSSDPEKFVILVSKSVDNLLEHIHTLSQEALDHADLTVLTATIGAAALVKNALCVWLNCVTKNVCPPKGDEKGGSLKLSYKQYSEMTEALAERLLDLHCRLLTLYIIQDADCLHWESSHPFFESERGSYTIQMWWLYMQGTKQDLWNSVPPTMAQRVFAGMLNETLTVLTVRYTQTVPSRARSMLLLVDISNVLLCVGELLPAICANGESFVGLNLPNQSKIIRDIHAKCQELFCCLLLRGISLGNLYKITKKGVHGGIAMFNQRQGLIVPWTIFVMPKLFPANQNAHWAARCSELPTSTALSLELKVLLAAPQANWWLLLKVLLMREAHLSSLIFHHLIRNLPSCDNFIPSSKQPSVSRDCLSKKCEGFLCGLECNDIVQWALEQNDPIGQSNYQVLMGLTYIVIMAGKTSDINKTLISALEKSKMNDWASCLDRRQVWNQKRPPWLEAILHLIYPILGPIVHMLVSAVQTTASMYQAMSLSLSCFSEMWDCIPDCLYTVTNCLSEILPAEIRPLGDSVLIQLLYIALYSKLLEVAETEAEAEAKDHQPAGAAGGAASSEDRPKAPPVVSTLNMKPKSVICQTLAEAICFIDEDNKHTEQINSLISQARESQRSMGLLANEIDDAVGFNSFASTSRVDDVEAFLRQTTPSVRSEEEFDVENAEYIAEMLVSDVLVTSVGKLSMKMLYQYIRKNFDWILQQLGVSDIEHNPLQPSPGQSIREEQQTLIDLMFHIGHRSFDQLLSGGLDIDYTKWFQTPMSMSVEKAWLQVCQRWEFQENAKLSVHEAVMVSFITSQLKP